One Candidatus Regiella endosymbiont of Tuberolachnus salignus genomic window, CCTTGTTTACAACTAGGGCAACATCAAGTACGGCGTTTTCGCCAGCGTCTCTATTTATCATCCTCGCAACAAATCAACATAACCCCCCAGTGTTTACACTGGTGTGTCAGTGAAGATCTATTACTTCCCGCTAACTTAGGGGTTCTGCGCCTGACTAATGCCGATGGACAACAAATTCGGGCAGCAAGGCCAGATGAAAGCGTGAAGATCCGTTTTGGCCTGCAAGGAAGGGTGAAAATTGTCGGGCGTGATCGTTCAAGAGAAAGTAAAAAATTATGGCAAGAGCTGGGAGTTGCTCCTTTGATGAGGAATCAGATCCCATTGTTGTATTTTAATGAACAACTAATCGCAGCCTGTGATTTTTTTGTTACTGCTGAAGGACAAGCAAAACAAGGTGAGCATTGTTGGCATTTGCATTGGAATAAATCAATGCAATAGACCTCTTTTGAAACCGTAGCGAATGATGTGAAATCAAGGCACCCGGCACACAGCAACCTTCGTTGACATAAAGTATATGAGGATTACGCGCACCGGGCAACGCAGGATTCACGTCATGCAGTAGGTTTGAGGTCTATAGCCAATGAATTTCGAGTTAAAGGGTAGGGTTGAGTAAACCCTCTAAAAGTTCGCCCCCAATAATGGGACTGTGTCGTCGTCGCTTGCCGTACTATTTGTACTGTCTTGCTTCTCCACCTTGAATCAAATTAAAATGATTCAGCTATAGATTGCTATTATATTATTTCTTTTTGGTACTGTTTATTGGGCTAGATTGACATGAAGTATAAAACTCTTCCGATAATGAAATATGAAATTCTTCCGGTCACAGCATTTAATCAGAATTGCTCATTAATTTGGTGCGAAAGGACGCATCAGGCGGTGTTAATCGATCCCGGCGGTGACGCGGATAAATTAACTGCTGCAATAAACCACAAAAAAGTGACCATCAGCAAAATATTATTAACGCATGGGCATTTGGATCACGTCGGTGCCGCTGCTCAATTGGCTAAACATTTTCAGGTTCCCATTCATGACCCAGCAGTAGAAGACCGCTTTTTATTAGAAAAATTACCCATACAAAGCAAAATGTTTGGTCTTGATGAATGCCAACCCTTCGAGCCAACGTGCTGGTTGAAAGAAGGTGATGAAATTACTATCGGCGATATAAAATTAATGGTCTTGCACTGTCCTGGACATACACCTGGCCATATCGTATTCATTAATCGAAAAGACCGTTTAGCTTTAGTCGGTGATGTCATTTTTCATGGTAGTGTGGGGCGTACTGATTTTCCAGGCAGCAGCCATTCACAACTCATTTCTTCTATCCGGAATAAATTATTACCTCTCGGTGATGATATAACCTTCATTCCTGGCCATGGAAAAATTTCAACTTTCGGCGATGAAAGAAAGCATAATCCTTTTATCAGTTAAATACCCATGATTAACGCTTTAGCGTATTTATCTGCCGGCTAACCGGTCACTTTAAGATTATACCCTTAGCCTTTAAAGCCGCTGCGTTGTTGGCGGCGGGGATTCGCCCGAATCGGGTAGTATGTCTATACCTTCGCCTTTCAAGTTACGGCGGCGTTGGCTGCTGGCACTCATCCTCTGTCATGTACCATACCCCTCACCTTTGAAGCCGCCGCGTTGTTGGCTACGGGGTTCGACCGAATCACGTAGTATATCTACGCTCATCGGTCTCACGCCCTGGCCGCCTAGCGGCAACTTGAAGGGCTGTGGGTATAGCAGTACTTTTTCGAATAATTAATTCGTAATCTAGTAAATGAGAACCCGTTTTCGCTCGCTTTCCAGCTAATTGGTCAAGTAACAATAACATCACTTTTTGACCAATTTGATAGCTAGGTTGTGCTACCGTAGTTAATGGAGGATCACAATACTGCGAACACTTCAAATTATCAAAACCGATTAACGAAACATCTTGTGGGATCCGTAATCCCAATTGTTTTGCCTGCCAAATTGCCCCAACCGCCATAATATCACTGTAAAAAAATATGGCGGTTGGTGCATAAGGCAGAGCCATTAAAGTAGCAAATGCCTTTATGCCAGACTCATAGCTGCAATGTGCACGAACAATATATTCATTTTTTATTGCAATGTTGTTACGACGCAATGCTTGAATATAGCCCTGTAAACGATAATAACTCAGTGGCATAGTTTCCAATCCGGCGACACAAGCAATATGTTGATGACCCAACTTGTAGAGGTAATTAACAGCTTGAAAAGCCGCGCTGAGATTATCAATGTGTACCGTAGAAAGCTCCAATTCAGGCACAAACTCGTTAGCCATCACCATCGGTGGCAAATTGGGTTGTTGTTCTTTAGTAATATCAAAAGGCAGATTGGCACCCAAAAGCAACATACCAGCAATTTTTTTACTTATAGTAAGATCAATAATGGTTTTTTTTGACCAAATTTGTTGTACGCAATCAACAATAATAATAAGGTAACTATGATCGAGTGCCGTTTCTTTGATCCCCTGAATAATCTCTAAAAAAAATGGATCGCTGATATCCGGTACAATAACCAAAATATTATGTGATTTACGATGTTTAACATTGCGACAAAGAGCATTCGGATAATACCCCGCTTTGACTACAGCCTGTTCTACTTTTTTCCTCGTATCAGATGAGACTTTTTCCGGTTTCATCAATGTACGGGATACCGTGGCAGTTGAAACACCTGCTATTTCAGCAACATTTTTCATGGTTAGTTTTTTTTTCTGCTCCAACAGTTTTCTCCCCCCGCTGGCTGCAACTGACAATTCGTATATTGTATACCCAATGAATTTCGAGTTACGGCTAGGTGGCCAGGGCGACCGACCGATGAGCGTAGACATACTACCTGATGAGGCGAACACCCGCAGCCAACGCCGCCGTAACTTGAAAGGCGAAGGGTATATACCCACAGTCCTTGAAGTTGCCGCTAGGCGGCCAGGGGGTGAGACCGATGAACGTAGACAACTACGTGATTCGGCGAACACTCGCAGCCAACAACGCGGCGGCTTCAAAGGCGAAGGGTATATATACAGATAATTAGCGCCATGTGTTACCTAATACACCTAAAATAGATACTCAAAATTATTTTTTTCGATCCGACACGCAAAATCTGTGAATCTTTTCTTTGTTGCAGCAACAAAAAATAAACTAATGATCGATAGGATCAATATCCAACGCCCATTTAACCTTTCTAGCTAATGGTAATTTATTGATCAGTGGCTTGGCATGGGTAATTAACCGTTGTAATAATGAACGAGAAGGATGTTGTAATAATAGTTGCCAACGAAAGCGTCCACTGCGCTTTGCTTGTAAAGCAGGTACTGGTCCCATGATCCACAATGCTTCGTCTTTCCAAGGACTAGATTCCAGTAAACTTTTTAATTGTCGTAAAAATAATGCTGATTGTTGGTTATCGTGATCTTCGCAACGCACGACGATATGACTGCTATAAGGGGGTAAAGATACGCTTTTTCGCTCTATTAATGCCTGTTCAGCAAAGGCGTTATAGCCTTGTTGCAATAAAATTTGCAGTAAGGGATGTTCCGGATGATGTGTTTGTAAAAAAACTTCTCCTGGCTTACCCGCTCGGCCAGCGCGGCCAGAAACTTGAATATAAAGCTGAGCAAAATTTTCCGCCGAACGAAAATCAGAAGAAAAAAGTGCACCATCGACATCCAATAGTGCCACCAAAGTAACATCTGGAAAATGATGCCCTTTAGCCAACATTTGAGTACCAATCAAAATACGGCCTCCACCTTGATGAATCTCTGCCAAATATTTTTCCAATGCTCCTTTGCGGCTAGTAGTATCACGATCAATACGTGTAATTGGAATATCAGGGAAGCACGGCAATAAATGATTTTCCAATTGTTCAGTGCCTACCCCGACGGTAATCAAATGAGTAGAACCACAATTGAGACATTGTTTTAAGACAGGCCGCTGACTATCACAATGGTGGCAACGTAGCTGACGCAAATTTTGATGCAGAGTATAATAATGATCACAACGCTGACATTCTGCAATCCAACCACATTCATGGCAAAGCAACACGGGAGCATAGCCCCTACGGTTTAGAAATAACATTACCTGATTATTAGCCTGAAGGTGAGTTCTGATCCGTGCTAACAGAGGTTGTGAAAGCCCTACAGTCAATGCCAAGCCTTTCAAGTCAATTAAGTGTTGGACTTCAGGTTTAGCATTACCGGCGCGTTTTAATAACCTTAGCTGCCGATATTTTGCTATCTGCACATTGTGTAACGTTTCCAAAGAAGGGGTCGCCGATCCCATGATGATCGGAATATCCTCTTCCTTCGCGCGACATACTGCAAGATCACGCGCATGATAACGCCAGCCTTCATGCTGTTTATACGAATTGTCATGTTCTTCATCAATAATAATCACACCCAATCGTAAAAAAGGGGTGAACAATGCAGAGCGAGTACCTATAACAACAGCAGCCTCACCGCTACGCGCCCGTAACCATATCGATAATCGTTCACTGTCATTTAATGCTGAATGCAGCGTTACAACAGGCACATTAAAGCGTTGCCGAAAGCGAGTAATAGTTTGAGGGGTTAGCGCAATTTCAGGCACTAAAATAAGAGCCTGTTTCCCTTGAGCCAAGATATTTTCTAATATACTGAGATAAACTTCGGTTTTACCCGAGCCTGTTACGCCCGCCAATAACCAAGCCACAAAATGGTGAGCTTCATTACTAATCGCAGTTACCGCAGCGGATTGCTCAGTGTTAAGCGGTAAAGGTTCACCTACTACTAAAGCTTTGTGACGCCAATCATTAAAAACAGGTTTCTGCTCACGCAGTGTAATTAATTCCTTACTGTGTAACGTATGTAATGCCCTTGTAGCTAAAGCCATTTTTTGCGCTTCATCACAGTAAAGCGATTGTTTTAACAATATTGCCAACACTTGTTGTTGTTTCGGTGCTCTTTTCAAACTATCTAAAGGAGTCATCCTGCCTTTTTCAGTAACAACCCACTCGTATCTTGGAGGAAGTTGAGTCGGTTTACCTTGGCGTAATAAAACAGGTAATGAATGGAACAGAACTTCGCCGATAGGGCAATGATAATAATCAGATGCCCATAAAAGAATACGCCAAAGAGCGGTAGGAAATAGGCTTTGCTTATCTAAAATGGCATCAATCGTCTTAAGTTTTTCAGGGGGTAGTTCACTCGTTGTACTTATCGCTGTCACTATACCAATCGCTGTGCGTTTTCCGAAAGGAACTCTAACCCGCGCTCCCACCGTTGGAGACACCATGGTATTACCTAACTGATAATCGAAAGTACGAGCCAGCGGTACAGGTAATGCAATTTGAAAAACGAGCATGGGATCTCATCCTTCTTGGTAAATAAAAATGAGTGGCGCTTACATTGTTAATAACAACATATCCTCTTCGCCTTTGAAGCCGCCGCGTTGTTGGCTGCCAGCTCTCTCGCCCTCATGGTATGTCCACGCTCATCGGTCGGCCGCCCTGGCAGCCGAAGGCAACTTCAAATGCGAAGGGGATATATGGCTAGATTGCGTCGAAGGTTAACATCTTGTATGATCCGCGACTATTGATAACTACGTGTGGTGTCTGGCGGGATAAAGGCCTGATAGCGACACGGTCTTAAAGAGAGCTTTGCTATGAAAGATAATACCCACCCGCAATACCATTCAATTACTGCATCTTGCTCTTGTGGTAACGTTATGAATATCTGTTCGACCCTTAATCACAACATAAACTTAGATGTTTGTGGTAAATGCCACCCCTTTTATACCGGTAAACAACGTGAGGTAGCTACAGGTGGTCGTGTTGATCGCTTTAACAAACGTTTTACTATGCCTAGCATTTCTCGATAATAATCTCTTCAATCTACATACAAAGAAAGGCGCCTTAGGCGTCTTTTCCATGATAACAGAAAATTAAATAAAAGATTCAAAATCCTATACTATCAAGATTATATATCTCTGGTTGTGTATGAGTGTTTTTCCCGTATCAGGAA contains:
- a CDS encoding MBL fold metallo-hydrolase: MKYEILPVTAFNQNCSLIWCERTHQAVLIDPGGDADKLTAAINHKKVTISKILLTHGHLDHVGAAAQLAKHFQVPIHDPAVEDRFLLEKLPIQSKMFGLDECQPFEPTCWLKEGDEITIGDIKLMVLHCPGHTPGHIVFINRKDRLALVGDVIFHGSVGRTDFPGSSHSQLISSIRNKLLPLGDDITFIPGHGKISTFGDERKHNPFIS
- the cytR gene encoding DNA-binding transcriptional regulator CytR, giving the protein MEQKKKLTMKNVAEIAGVSTATVSRTLMKPEKVSSDTRKKVEQAVVKAGYYPNALCRNVKHRKSHNILVIVPDISDPFFLEIIQGIKETALDHSYLIIIVDCVQQIWSKKTIIDLTISKKIAGMLLLGANLPFDITKEQQPNLPPMVMANEFVPELELSTVHIDNLSAAFQAVNYLYKLGHQHIACVAGLETMPLSYYRLQGYIQALRRNNIAIKNEYIVRAHCSYESGIKAFATLMALPYAPTAIFFYSDIMAVGAIWQAKQLGLRIPQDVSLIGFDNLKCSQYCDPPLTTVAQPSYQIGQKVMLLLLDQLAGKRAKTGSHLLDYELIIRKSTAIPTALQVAARRPGRETDERRYTT
- the priA gene encoding primosomal protein N', with the translated sequence MLVFQIALPVPLARTFDYQLGNTMVSPTVGARVRVPFGKRTAIGIVTAISTTSELPPEKLKTIDAILDKQSLFPTALWRILLWASDYYHCPIGEVLFHSLPVLLRQGKPTQLPPRYEWVVTEKGRMTPLDSLKRAPKQQQVLAILLKQSLYCDEAQKMALATRALHTLHSKELITLREQKPVFNDWRHKALVVGEPLPLNTEQSAAVTAISNEAHHFVAWLLAGVTGSGKTEVYLSILENILAQGKQALILVPEIALTPQTITRFRQRFNVPVVTLHSALNDSERLSIWLRARSGEAAVVIGTRSALFTPFLRLGVIIIDEEHDNSYKQHEGWRYHARDLAVCRAKEEDIPIIMGSATPSLETLHNVQIAKYRQLRLLKRAGNAKPEVQHLIDLKGLALTVGLSQPLLARIRTHLQANNQVMLFLNRRGYAPVLLCHECGWIAECQRCDHYYTLHQNLRQLRCHHCDSQRPVLKQCLNCGSTHLITVGVGTEQLENHLLPCFPDIPITRIDRDTTSRKGALEKYLAEIHQGGGRILIGTQMLAKGHHFPDVTLVALLDVDGALFSSDFRSAENFAQLYIQVSGRAGRAGKPGEVFLQTHHPEHPLLQILLQQGYNAFAEQALIERKSVSLPPYSSHIVVRCEDHDNQQSALFLRQLKSLLESSPWKDEALWIMGPVPALQAKRSGRFRWQLLLQHPSRSLLQRLITHAKPLINKLPLARKVKWALDIDPIDH
- the rpmE gene encoding 50S ribosomal protein L31 codes for the protein MKDNTHPQYHSITASCSCGNVMNICSTLNHNINLDVCGKCHPFYTGKQREVATGGRVDRFNKRFTMPSISR